In a genomic window of Vigna angularis cultivar LongXiaoDou No.4 chromosome 6, ASM1680809v1, whole genome shotgun sequence:
- the LOC108343467 gene encoding lysine-specific demethylase JMJ28 isoform X1 — MGKKSTPEEEGKAVPEHLRCNRTDGRQWRCRRRVMENLKLCEIHYLQGQHRQHKEKVPESLKLQRKSQNDAVETHIGAKRKGNSREAFVNRRNQLELIRMVLQREAEKKKKKESQLNLPLNLNLHSNHDLRRELPNGVMAIASASRPNVASSSRYFRSKNVERGSGGKLQVVQCGRNLKKGRRKKCHWCQRSDSCSLIRCSNCQREFFCMDCIKQRYFDTQNEVKMACPVCRGTCTCKDCLAPQYEDSESKEHLAGRNRVDRILHFHYLVCMLLPVLKQIKEDHHVGVETKAKIKGKKMNDIIIKPVKFGCNEKNYCNHCKTPILDLHKGCLSCSYSLCLSCSRALSQRRISEQNNSSISKQPDRISACTSGKRYLLDEKAISHGNLTDTSMLTEWTSCNGASIVSCPTTKLGDCGNSHLDLNYVFPLSWIKEMEAKAEEIICSYDFPETLDKSSSCPMCVDKDHKTSRYKQLPEAAQREDSNDNYLFYPTVLDIGGNHFEHFQKHWGRGHPVVVRDVLQSTPNLSWDPLFMFCTYLERSMTRYENNKDLLEACLDWFEVETNVRQYFTGSLKCQPKKNTWHEMLKLKGWLSSQLFKEQFPAHFAEVIDALPIQEYMNPSSGLLNLAANLPQGSTMHDIGPYVYISYGCADDEAESVTNLCYDSYDMVNVMAHSMDIPLSTDQLSRISKLLKKHKVLCQKVSSKTTTEHAEDREQNEMQSLVREGTDFLRRVNRTSCISCEAKTICNQNLDNNISGDKECGSYSETEKAHRSLSFHSIVLSSEMFPDHNPRNSVENSDNDKRKKATGNAGAQWDVFRRQDVPKLLEYLKIHSDEFSYTSEHHEKMVHPLLDQSFFLDNTHKMRLKEEFKIEPWTFEQHVGEAVIIPSGCPYQIRNPKCCVRVELEFVSPENVAECIQLIDEARLLPEDHPAKVEKLEVKKMALHSMNTAIKEICELTCRT, encoded by the exons ATGGGGAAAAAATCGACGCCGGAAGAGGAAGGAAAAGCGGTACCGGAGCATCTGCGGTGCAACCGGACGGACGGGCGGCAATGGCGGTGCCGGCGGAGAGTGATGGAAAACCTAAAGCTCTGCGAGATTCACTACCTGCAAGGTCAGCATCGGCAGCACAAGGAAAAGGTTCCGGAGTCTCTGAAGCTTCAGAGAAAGAGCCAAAACGACGCCGTTGAGACTCATATTGGGGCGAAGCGGAAGGGCAACTCGAGAGAGGCATTTGTCAATAGGAGGAACCAATTGGAGCTCATAAGGATGGTTCTGCAGAGAGAGgctgagaagaagaaaaagaaggaatcGCAATTGAATTTGcctttgaatttgaatttgcaCTCCAATCACGACTTGAGGAGGGAGTTGCCGAATGGGGTTATGGCTATTGCTTCCGCTTCAAGGCCCAATGTGGCTTCTTCTTCTCGTTACTTCAGGTCCAAGAATGTTGAGAGGGGTTCTGGTGGCAAATTGCAG GTTGTGCAGTGTGGACGAAATTTGAAGAAGGGGAGGAGGAAGAAGTGTCATTGGTGTCAGAGAAGTGATTCTTGCAGTCTTATAAGGTGCTCAAACTGCCAGAGAGAGTTTTTCTGCATGGATTGCATTAAACAAAG GTATTTTGACACTCAAAATGAGGTTAAGATGGCATGTCCAGTTTGCCGAGGAACTTGCACCTGTAAAGATTGCTTGGCACCTCAATATGAAGACAGTGAAAGTAAG GAGCATTTAGCTGGTAGAAACAGAGTTGATAGGATATTGCATTTTCATTATTTGGTCTGTATGCTCCTTCCTGTActgaaacaaataaaagaagatCACCACGTGGGTGTAGAAACAAAAGCGAAAATTAAAG GGAAGAAAATGAATGATATTATCATCAAACCAGTCAAGTTTGGCTGCAATGAGAAAAATTACTG CAATCATTGCAAAACACCCATTTTGGATCTTCATAAAGGCTGCCTTAGTTGTTCATACAGTCTTTGCTTAAGTTGTTCTCGCGCATTAAGTCAAAGAAGAATCTCTGAACAAAACAACTCTTCCATATCCAAGCAACCTGACAGGATAAGTGCTTGCACTTCTGGCAAAAGGTACCTATTGGATGAGAAGGCCATTTCTCATGGCAATTTAACTGATACCTCAATGTTAACTGAGTGGACAAGTTGTAACGGTGCTTCCATAGTATCATGCCCAACTACAAAGCTTGGTGATTGTGGTAATAGCCACCTTGATCTAAACTACGTTTTTCCCTTAAGTTGGATCAAAGAAATGGAAGCAAAGGCAGAAGAAATAATTTGCAGCTATGACTTTCCTGAAACTCTGGATAAAAGTTCAAGTTGCCCAATGTGTGTCGACAAAGATCATAAAACTAGCAGATACAAACAGCTACCGGAAGCAGCTCAAAGGGAAGATTCTAAtgataattacttattttatccTACAGTTTTGGACATCGGTGGCAATCATTTTGAACACTTTCAGAAACATTGGGGAAGAGGCCATCCTGTAGTAGTGAGAGATGTGCTGCAAAGTACACCAAACCTTAGTTGGGATCCACTGTTCATGTTTTGCACCTATCTTGAGAGGAGCATGACAAGATATGAGAATAACAAGGACTTACTTGAAGCTTGTTTGGATTGGTTTGAG GTGGAGACTAACGTTAGGCAGTATTTTACCGGATCTCTTAAATGTCAACCAAAGAAAAATACTTGGCATGAGATGCTGAAACTTAAAGGGTGGTTGTCTTCCCAACTATTCAAAGAACAGTTTCCAGCTCATTTTGCCGAAGTAATCGATGCACTTCCAATTCAAGAATACATGAATCCCTCGTCAGGTCTTTTGAATTTAGCTGCAAATTTGCCACAGGGGAGTACAATGCACGACATAGGACCATATGTTTATATTTCATATGGCTGTGCTGATGATGAAGCCGAGTCCGTGACAAATCTCTGTTATGACTCATATGACATG GTTAACGTTATGGCACATTCCATGGACATCCCTCTGTCCACTGATCAGCTATCTAGAATAAGCAAGTTATTGAAAAAGCACAAAGTTCTATGTCAAAAGGTGTCATCTAAAACTACTACTGAGCACGCAGAAGACAGGGAACAAAATGAAATGCAAAGTTTGGTAAGAGAAGGAACTGATTTTTTAAGGAGAGTCAACAGAACATCTTGCATCTCTTGTGAAGCGAAAACAATATGCAATCAGAATTTAGACAACAATATTTCCGGTGATAAAGAATGTGGTTCCTATTCTGAAACTGAAAAGGCACATCGCTCTTTATCTTTCCACAGCATAGTTCTAAGTTCTGAGATGTTTCCAGATCATAATCCTAGAAATTCCGTTGAAAACTCAGACAATGATAAAAGGAAGAAGGCTACAGGGAATGCTGGTGCTCAATGGGATGTCTTTCGAAGACAAGACGTGCCAAAGCTCTTAGAATACCTTAAAATACACTCTGATGAATTTTCTTATACTAGTGAACATCACGAGAAG ATGGTTCATCCACTTCTAGATCAGAGCTTCTTTCTTGACAATACTCACAAGATGAGACTTAAGGAGGAATTTA AAATTGAACCATGGACTTTTGAGCAACATGTTGGAGAAGCTGTCATCATTCCTTCTGGATGTCCATACCAGATTAGGAATCCTAAG TGTTGTGTTCGTGTGGAGTTGGAATTTGTGTCCCCTGAGAATGTTGCTGAGTGTATCCAATTGATTGATGAGGCCCGGCTGCTTCCAGAAGACCACCCCGCAAAAGTAGAAAAACTGGAG GTGAAAAAAATGGCCCTTCATAGCATGAACACagcaataaaagaaatatgtgaACTTACATGCAGAACATGA
- the LOC108343467 gene encoding lysine-specific demethylase JMJ28 isoform X2: protein MGKKSTPEEEGKAVPEHLRCNRTDGRQWRCRRRVMENLKLCEIHYLQGQHRQHKEKVPESLKLQRKSQNDAVETHIGAKRKGNSREAFVNRRNQLELIRMVLQREAEKKKKKESQLNLPLNLNLHSNHDLRRELPNGVMAIASASRPNVASSSRYFRSKNVERGSGGKLQCGRNLKKGRRKKCHWCQRSDSCSLIRCSNCQREFFCMDCIKQRYFDTQNEVKMACPVCRGTCTCKDCLAPQYEDSESKEHLAGRNRVDRILHFHYLVCMLLPVLKQIKEDHHVGVETKAKIKGKKMNDIIIKPVKFGCNEKNYCNHCKTPILDLHKGCLSCSYSLCLSCSRALSQRRISEQNNSSISKQPDRISACTSGKRYLLDEKAISHGNLTDTSMLTEWTSCNGASIVSCPTTKLGDCGNSHLDLNYVFPLSWIKEMEAKAEEIICSYDFPETLDKSSSCPMCVDKDHKTSRYKQLPEAAQREDSNDNYLFYPTVLDIGGNHFEHFQKHWGRGHPVVVRDVLQSTPNLSWDPLFMFCTYLERSMTRYENNKDLLEACLDWFEVETNVRQYFTGSLKCQPKKNTWHEMLKLKGWLSSQLFKEQFPAHFAEVIDALPIQEYMNPSSGLLNLAANLPQGSTMHDIGPYVYISYGCADDEAESVTNLCYDSYDMVNVMAHSMDIPLSTDQLSRISKLLKKHKVLCQKVSSKTTTEHAEDREQNEMQSLVREGTDFLRRVNRTSCISCEAKTICNQNLDNNISGDKECGSYSETEKAHRSLSFHSIVLSSEMFPDHNPRNSVENSDNDKRKKATGNAGAQWDVFRRQDVPKLLEYLKIHSDEFSYTSEHHEKMVHPLLDQSFFLDNTHKMRLKEEFKIEPWTFEQHVGEAVIIPSGCPYQIRNPKCCVRVELEFVSPENVAECIQLIDEARLLPEDHPAKVEKLEVKKMALHSMNTAIKEICELTCRT, encoded by the exons ATGGGGAAAAAATCGACGCCGGAAGAGGAAGGAAAAGCGGTACCGGAGCATCTGCGGTGCAACCGGACGGACGGGCGGCAATGGCGGTGCCGGCGGAGAGTGATGGAAAACCTAAAGCTCTGCGAGATTCACTACCTGCAAGGTCAGCATCGGCAGCACAAGGAAAAGGTTCCGGAGTCTCTGAAGCTTCAGAGAAAGAGCCAAAACGACGCCGTTGAGACTCATATTGGGGCGAAGCGGAAGGGCAACTCGAGAGAGGCATTTGTCAATAGGAGGAACCAATTGGAGCTCATAAGGATGGTTCTGCAGAGAGAGgctgagaagaagaaaaagaaggaatcGCAATTGAATTTGcctttgaatttgaatttgcaCTCCAATCACGACTTGAGGAGGGAGTTGCCGAATGGGGTTATGGCTATTGCTTCCGCTTCAAGGCCCAATGTGGCTTCTTCTTCTCGTTACTTCAGGTCCAAGAATGTTGAGAGGGGTTCTGGTGGCAAATTGCAG TGTGGACGAAATTTGAAGAAGGGGAGGAGGAAGAAGTGTCATTGGTGTCAGAGAAGTGATTCTTGCAGTCTTATAAGGTGCTCAAACTGCCAGAGAGAGTTTTTCTGCATGGATTGCATTAAACAAAG GTATTTTGACACTCAAAATGAGGTTAAGATGGCATGTCCAGTTTGCCGAGGAACTTGCACCTGTAAAGATTGCTTGGCACCTCAATATGAAGACAGTGAAAGTAAG GAGCATTTAGCTGGTAGAAACAGAGTTGATAGGATATTGCATTTTCATTATTTGGTCTGTATGCTCCTTCCTGTActgaaacaaataaaagaagatCACCACGTGGGTGTAGAAACAAAAGCGAAAATTAAAG GGAAGAAAATGAATGATATTATCATCAAACCAGTCAAGTTTGGCTGCAATGAGAAAAATTACTG CAATCATTGCAAAACACCCATTTTGGATCTTCATAAAGGCTGCCTTAGTTGTTCATACAGTCTTTGCTTAAGTTGTTCTCGCGCATTAAGTCAAAGAAGAATCTCTGAACAAAACAACTCTTCCATATCCAAGCAACCTGACAGGATAAGTGCTTGCACTTCTGGCAAAAGGTACCTATTGGATGAGAAGGCCATTTCTCATGGCAATTTAACTGATACCTCAATGTTAACTGAGTGGACAAGTTGTAACGGTGCTTCCATAGTATCATGCCCAACTACAAAGCTTGGTGATTGTGGTAATAGCCACCTTGATCTAAACTACGTTTTTCCCTTAAGTTGGATCAAAGAAATGGAAGCAAAGGCAGAAGAAATAATTTGCAGCTATGACTTTCCTGAAACTCTGGATAAAAGTTCAAGTTGCCCAATGTGTGTCGACAAAGATCATAAAACTAGCAGATACAAACAGCTACCGGAAGCAGCTCAAAGGGAAGATTCTAAtgataattacttattttatccTACAGTTTTGGACATCGGTGGCAATCATTTTGAACACTTTCAGAAACATTGGGGAAGAGGCCATCCTGTAGTAGTGAGAGATGTGCTGCAAAGTACACCAAACCTTAGTTGGGATCCACTGTTCATGTTTTGCACCTATCTTGAGAGGAGCATGACAAGATATGAGAATAACAAGGACTTACTTGAAGCTTGTTTGGATTGGTTTGAG GTGGAGACTAACGTTAGGCAGTATTTTACCGGATCTCTTAAATGTCAACCAAAGAAAAATACTTGGCATGAGATGCTGAAACTTAAAGGGTGGTTGTCTTCCCAACTATTCAAAGAACAGTTTCCAGCTCATTTTGCCGAAGTAATCGATGCACTTCCAATTCAAGAATACATGAATCCCTCGTCAGGTCTTTTGAATTTAGCTGCAAATTTGCCACAGGGGAGTACAATGCACGACATAGGACCATATGTTTATATTTCATATGGCTGTGCTGATGATGAAGCCGAGTCCGTGACAAATCTCTGTTATGACTCATATGACATG GTTAACGTTATGGCACATTCCATGGACATCCCTCTGTCCACTGATCAGCTATCTAGAATAAGCAAGTTATTGAAAAAGCACAAAGTTCTATGTCAAAAGGTGTCATCTAAAACTACTACTGAGCACGCAGAAGACAGGGAACAAAATGAAATGCAAAGTTTGGTAAGAGAAGGAACTGATTTTTTAAGGAGAGTCAACAGAACATCTTGCATCTCTTGTGAAGCGAAAACAATATGCAATCAGAATTTAGACAACAATATTTCCGGTGATAAAGAATGTGGTTCCTATTCTGAAACTGAAAAGGCACATCGCTCTTTATCTTTCCACAGCATAGTTCTAAGTTCTGAGATGTTTCCAGATCATAATCCTAGAAATTCCGTTGAAAACTCAGACAATGATAAAAGGAAGAAGGCTACAGGGAATGCTGGTGCTCAATGGGATGTCTTTCGAAGACAAGACGTGCCAAAGCTCTTAGAATACCTTAAAATACACTCTGATGAATTTTCTTATACTAGTGAACATCACGAGAAG ATGGTTCATCCACTTCTAGATCAGAGCTTCTTTCTTGACAATACTCACAAGATGAGACTTAAGGAGGAATTTA AAATTGAACCATGGACTTTTGAGCAACATGTTGGAGAAGCTGTCATCATTCCTTCTGGATGTCCATACCAGATTAGGAATCCTAAG TGTTGTGTTCGTGTGGAGTTGGAATTTGTGTCCCCTGAGAATGTTGCTGAGTGTATCCAATTGATTGATGAGGCCCGGCTGCTTCCAGAAGACCACCCCGCAAAAGTAGAAAAACTGGAG GTGAAAAAAATGGCCCTTCATAGCATGAACACagcaataaaagaaatatgtgaACTTACATGCAGAACATGA